A window of the Gemmatirosa kalamazoonensis genome harbors these coding sequences:
- a CDS encoding carboxypeptidase regulatory-like domain-containing protein, which translates to MPLHSRHVRALGALGALVVVIAAPRAGAQQRAVLRGVVYDSLARAPLAGALVQAAPAGDLVRVRTVYADSLGAFRFDTVSAGRWVLGFDHPVVGMLSLDMPTRAVDVAAGDTTAVVLSLPGGRRMHRVLCGEATGDSTGALVGMVRDADRDAPVDSVRAFVAWPELEIGRGRIAQVTRRVPLPVRVDGSFVLCGVPSDAELMVRAEGRGVASGDVMVEVKPGTVTRQDLSVGAPRATASRLTGTVRDDKGHPIGHARVIVLGIEGRGATTSETGAFVLDSLPSGTWTMEARAIGRRPTRAVAQLSTRRVADVQFAMPKYAQSLDRVVVVGKMSVATRELTEALERTRMHGGTLITPDQIERRNPLYPSDLLRTVPGMQVLPGQFGNVIRGRGRCTPTVYLDGMPIQDGANDIDQLVPAADVMAVEVYRGIVAPVEYAGGGCGTVLLWTKR; encoded by the coding sequence ATGCCGCTCCACTCTCGCCACGTCCGCGCGCTCGGCGCCCTCGGCGCGCTCGTCGTCGTCATCGCGGCGCCGCGCGCCGGTGCCCAGCAGCGGGCGGTGCTCCGCGGCGTGGTGTACGACAGCCTCGCGCGCGCGCCGCTCGCCGGAGCGCTCGTGCAGGCGGCGCCGGCGGGCGATCTGGTGCGCGTGCGCACGGTCTACGCCGACTCGCTCGGCGCGTTCCGCTTCGACACGGTGTCCGCGGGGCGCTGGGTGCTTGGCTTCGACCATCCGGTCGTGGGGATGCTGTCGCTCGACATGCCGACGCGCGCCGTCGACGTCGCGGCGGGAGACACGACCGCGGTGGTGCTGTCGCTGCCCGGCGGCCGCCGGATGCATCGCGTGCTGTGCGGCGAGGCGACGGGCGACTCGACCGGTGCGCTCGTCGGGATGGTGCGCGACGCCGATCGCGACGCGCCGGTCGACAGCGTGCGCGCGTTCGTCGCGTGGCCCGAGCTGGAGATCGGGCGCGGGCGCATCGCGCAGGTGACGCGCCGCGTGCCGCTGCCCGTGCGCGTGGACGGCAGCTTCGTGCTGTGCGGCGTGCCGTCCGACGCCGAGCTGATGGTGCGCGCCGAGGGACGCGGCGTGGCGAGCGGCGACGTGATGGTGGAGGTGAAGCCGGGCACGGTCACGCGGCAGGATCTGTCGGTCGGTGCTCCGCGCGCGACCGCGTCGCGACTGACCGGCACGGTGCGCGACGACAAGGGTCACCCGATCGGCCACGCGCGGGTCATCGTGCTCGGCATCGAAGGGCGGGGGGCGACGACGAGCGAGACGGGCGCGTTCGTGCTCGACAGCCTGCCGTCGGGCACGTGGACGATGGAGGCGCGCGCGATCGGGCGCCGACCGACCCGCGCCGTGGCGCAGCTCTCGACGCGGCGCGTGGCGGACGTGCAGTTCGCGATGCCGAAGTACGCCCAGTCGCTCGACCGCGTCGTCGTGGTCGGCAAGATGTCGGTCGCGACGCGGGAACTCACGGAGGCGCTCGAGCGCACGAGGATGCACGGCGGCACGCTCATCACGCCGGACCAGATCGAGCGTCGCAACCCGCTGTATCCGTCGGACCTGCTCCGCACGGTGCCCGGGATGCAGGTGCTGCCGGGTCAGTTCGGCAACGTCATCCGGGGCCGCGGACGCTGCACGCCCACGGTGTACCTGGACGGCATGCCGATCCAGGACGGCGCCAACGACATCGACCAGCTCGTGCCGGCCGCCGACGTCATGGCCGTCGAGGTGTACCGCGGCATCGTGGCGCCGGTGGAGTACGCAGGCGGTGGGTGCGGTACGGTGCTGCTGTGGACGAAACGCTGA
- a CDS encoding RagB/SusD family nutrient uptake outer membrane protein, with product MRTTRLLATAAALLVVACDFHVTNPGPVQDDFLDLSAAYPAIVNGAGRNLSDALNWISYTGAAVARELNPAGSTGSFGISVQQQNGKLMDDEVNTHWGNAQQARWTAEQGLERLRAGLKTDFAKSKDAAQLLLWAAYSNRLLGENMCDAVIDGGPKEAYTVYLDRAEAQFTEAIAVATAASQPAMATAATAGRASVRALKGNWSGAVADAAGVPNAFVYQMPYNTVDVDQYNRIYWAGANQPYRAHTVWHTFYEEYFKATKDPRVAWDSDPKNPTGDAAVGNLGRVPWYFQTKFKVREAPINLSSGWEMRLIEAEAKLVANDVAGAATLINAHRVALGLAPWPAATAVDAWTALKRERGIELWLEARRLADLRRWAAANRPGVTDDMAGRDLCFPISRNEKETNPNLAS from the coding sequence ATGCGAACCACGCGCCTTCTCGCCACCGCCGCGGCGCTGCTCGTCGTGGCGTGCGACTTCCACGTGACGAATCCCGGCCCCGTCCAGGACGACTTCCTCGACCTCTCCGCGGCGTACCCGGCGATCGTCAACGGAGCCGGCCGCAACCTGTCGGACGCGCTGAACTGGATCTCCTACACCGGAGCCGCCGTCGCCCGCGAGCTGAACCCCGCCGGATCGACGGGCAGCTTCGGCATCAGCGTGCAGCAGCAGAACGGGAAGCTGATGGACGACGAGGTCAACACGCACTGGGGCAACGCGCAGCAGGCACGGTGGACCGCCGAGCAGGGACTCGAGCGGCTGCGCGCCGGCCTGAAGACGGACTTCGCGAAGAGCAAGGACGCCGCGCAGCTGCTGCTGTGGGCCGCGTACTCCAACCGCCTGCTCGGCGAGAACATGTGCGACGCCGTCATCGACGGTGGGCCGAAGGAGGCGTACACGGTCTACCTCGACCGCGCCGAGGCGCAGTTCACCGAGGCGATCGCCGTCGCGACCGCGGCGTCGCAGCCGGCGATGGCCACCGCCGCCACCGCGGGACGCGCGTCGGTGCGCGCGCTGAAGGGCAACTGGTCGGGCGCGGTGGCGGACGCGGCCGGCGTGCCTAACGCCTTCGTCTACCAGATGCCGTACAACACCGTCGACGTCGACCAGTACAACCGCATCTACTGGGCGGGCGCGAACCAGCCGTATCGCGCGCACACGGTGTGGCACACGTTCTACGAGGAGTACTTCAAGGCCACGAAGGATCCGCGCGTGGCGTGGGACTCGGACCCGAAGAACCCCACCGGCGACGCCGCGGTCGGCAACCTCGGGCGCGTGCCGTGGTACTTCCAGACGAAGTTCAAGGTGCGCGAGGCGCCGATCAACCTGTCGAGCGGCTGGGAGATGCGGCTCATCGAGGCGGAAGCGAAGCTCGTCGCGAACGACGTCGCCGGCGCCGCGACGTTGATCAACGCGCACCGCGTCGCGCTCGGCCTCGCGCCGTGGCCGGCGGCGACGGCGGTCGACGCGTGGACCGCGCTGAAGCGCGAGCGCGGCATCGAGCTGTGGCTCGAGGCGCGCCGGCTCGCCGACCTGCGGCGCTGGGCCGCCGCGAACCGGCCCGGCGTCACCGACGACATGGCGGGCCGCGATCTGTGCTTCCCGATCTCGCGGAACGAGAAGGAGACGAACCCCAACCTCGCCTCCTGA
- the acnA gene encoding aconitate hydratase AcnA, producing the protein MRALPGSTVDRLPFSLKVLLENLLRGEDGAFVKRADVEALARWNVAAPSEKEVAYRPARVLLQDFTGVPCVVDLAAMRDAITALGGDAQRINPLQPVDLVIDHSVQADEYGTPQAFLENVSFEFERNQERYRFLRWGQSAFRNFSVVPPGTGICHQVNLEYLARVVFVGDGNVAYPDSLVGTDSHTTMVNGLGVFGWGVGGIEAEAAMLGQPLSMLVPDVVGFKLTGKLPAGATATDLVLTVTEMLRKKKVVGKFVEYYGTGLSGLPLADRATIANMAPEYGATMGFFPVDEETLKYLRLTGRSAEQIALVEAYTKAQGLFRTDATPDPVYSDTLELDLSTVEPSIAGPRRPQDRIPLRQSKELFATHLGEVLAKAGSAAGKAEIHAAKEVSAPTELAESAVATVTAEQEADGVEVEYNGQTFRLRNGAVVIAAITSCTNTSNPSVMLGAGLLARKAAAKGLKAKPWVKSTLSPGSRVVTDYYEKADLMKDLEAVGFYLAGYGCMTCIGNSGPLPDPIAAAVEKGKLVVSAVLSGNRNFEGRVNPHTRFNYLASPMLVVAYALAGRMDIDLEREPLGVGAQGPVFLRDVWPTPQEIQDTILQAVKGEMFARQYANVFEGDEQWRALDVPTGDTYAWDPNSTYVANPPYFEGMTMAPKGVAPIAGARCLAMLGDSITTDHISPAGNISAASPAGKWLIAHGVKTREFNSYGARRGHHEVMMRGTFANIRLRNELVPGTEGGWTTTEPGGDAVSIYDAAMQYQQQGTPLVIVAGKEYGTGSSRDWAAKGTVLLGVRAVIAESFERIHRSNLVGMGVLPLEFTNGESRTSHGLTGFETYEIVGLDDTLTPRKRLTVKATAPDGSVKSFEVLARIDTPEELSYFKHGGILPYVLRSLVKRA; encoded by the coding sequence CTGCGGGCGCTGCCGGGCAGCACCGTCGACCGGCTCCCGTTCAGCCTGAAGGTGCTGCTGGAGAACCTGCTCCGCGGCGAGGACGGCGCGTTCGTGAAGCGCGCCGACGTCGAGGCGCTCGCCCGCTGGAACGTCGCCGCGCCGAGCGAGAAGGAGGTTGCCTATCGGCCCGCGCGCGTCCTCCTCCAGGACTTCACCGGCGTGCCGTGCGTCGTCGACCTCGCGGCCATGCGCGACGCGATCACGGCGTTAGGCGGCGACGCGCAGCGCATCAACCCGCTGCAGCCAGTCGACCTCGTGATCGACCATTCCGTCCAGGCGGACGAGTACGGGACGCCGCAGGCGTTCCTCGAGAACGTGTCGTTCGAGTTCGAGCGCAACCAGGAGCGCTATCGCTTCCTCCGCTGGGGACAGAGCGCGTTCCGCAACTTCAGCGTCGTCCCGCCGGGCACCGGGATCTGCCACCAGGTGAACCTCGAGTATCTGGCGCGCGTGGTGTTCGTCGGCGACGGGAACGTCGCGTACCCCGACTCGCTCGTCGGTACCGACTCGCACACGACGATGGTCAACGGTCTCGGCGTGTTCGGCTGGGGCGTCGGCGGCATCGAGGCCGAGGCGGCGATGCTCGGCCAGCCGCTGTCGATGCTCGTGCCCGACGTCGTCGGGTTCAAGCTCACCGGCAAGCTGCCGGCGGGCGCCACGGCCACGGATCTCGTGCTGACCGTGACCGAGATGCTGCGCAAGAAGAAGGTCGTCGGAAAGTTCGTGGAGTACTACGGCACGGGGCTCAGCGGGCTGCCGCTCGCCGACCGCGCGACGATCGCGAACATGGCGCCGGAGTACGGCGCGACCATGGGCTTCTTCCCCGTCGACGAGGAGACGCTGAAGTACCTCCGCCTCACGGGCCGCAGCGCCGAGCAGATCGCGCTCGTCGAGGCATACACGAAGGCGCAGGGCCTCTTCCGCACCGACGCGACGCCCGATCCGGTGTACAGCGACACGCTGGAGCTCGACCTCTCGACCGTCGAGCCGAGCATCGCCGGGCCGCGCCGCCCCCAGGACCGCATCCCGCTGCGGCAGTCGAAGGAGCTGTTCGCCACGCACCTCGGCGAGGTGCTCGCGAAGGCGGGATCCGCGGCGGGCAAGGCGGAGATCCACGCGGCGAAGGAGGTCAGCGCGCCGACCGAGCTCGCCGAGAGCGCGGTCGCCACGGTGACGGCGGAGCAGGAGGCGGACGGCGTCGAGGTGGAGTACAACGGGCAGACGTTCCGCCTGAGGAACGGCGCCGTCGTCATCGCTGCCATCACGAGCTGCACGAACACGTCGAACCCGAGCGTGATGCTCGGCGCCGGGCTGCTCGCGCGCAAAGCCGCCGCGAAGGGGCTGAAGGCGAAGCCGTGGGTGAAGTCCACGCTCTCGCCGGGCTCGCGCGTCGTCACCGACTACTACGAGAAGGCCGACCTCATGAAGGATCTCGAGGCGGTCGGCTTCTACCTCGCCGGCTACGGCTGCATGACGTGCATCGGCAACTCGGGCCCGCTCCCCGATCCGATCGCCGCCGCCGTCGAGAAGGGGAAGCTCGTGGTGAGCGCGGTGCTGTCGGGCAACCGCAACTTCGAGGGGCGCGTGAACCCGCACACGCGCTTCAACTATCTCGCGAGCCCCATGCTCGTCGTGGCGTACGCGCTCGCCGGGCGGATGGACATCGACCTCGAGCGCGAGCCGTTAGGCGTCGGCGCCCAGGGCCCCGTGTTCCTGCGCGACGTGTGGCCCACGCCGCAGGAGATCCAGGACACGATCCTGCAAGCCGTGAAGGGCGAGATGTTCGCGCGGCAGTACGCGAACGTATTCGAGGGCGACGAGCAGTGGCGCGCGCTCGACGTGCCGACGGGCGACACGTACGCGTGGGACCCGAACTCGACGTACGTCGCGAACCCGCCGTACTTCGAGGGGATGACGATGGCGCCGAAGGGCGTGGCGCCGATCGCCGGCGCGCGCTGCCTCGCGATGCTCGGCGACTCCATCACCACCGACCACATCTCGCCGGCCGGCAACATCAGCGCGGCGAGCCCCGCCGGGAAGTGGCTCATCGCGCACGGCGTGAAGACGCGCGAGTTCAATTCGTACGGCGCGCGTCGCGGACATCACGAGGTGATGATGCGCGGCACGTTCGCGAACATCCGCCTGCGCAACGAGCTGGTGCCCGGCACCGAGGGCGGCTGGACGACGACGGAACCCGGCGGCGACGCGGTCTCGATCTACGATGCGGCGATGCAGTACCAGCAGCAGGGGACGCCGCTCGTCATCGTCGCCGGCAAGGAGTACGGCACCGGCTCGAGCCGCGACTGGGCGGCGAAGGGCACGGTGCTGTTGGGCGTTCGCGCCGTGATCGCGGAGTCGTTCGAGCGCATCCACCGCTCCAACCTCGTCGGCATGGGCGTGCTGCCGCTCGAGTTCACGAACGGCGAGAGCCGCACGTCGCACGGTCTCACCGGCTTCGAGACGTACGAGATCGTGGGGCTCGACGACACGCTCACGCCGCGCAAGCGCCTAACGGTGAAGGCGACGGCACCCGACGGCTCGGTGAAGTCGTTCGAGGTGCTGGCGCGCATCGACACGCCGGAGGAGCTGTCGTACTTCAAGCACGGCGGGATCCTGCCGTACGTGCTGCGGTCGCTCGTGAAGAGGGCCTGA